Genomic segment of Streptomyces longhuiensis:
TGACGGCGGCGCTCACCGGTTCGAGCAGCATGATCACCGAGACGGTCGCGGACTTGACGACCGCGGCGCCCGAGAAGTACAGGGCGTAGGCGAGCGCAGTAGGTACTGACGCGATGTAGACCAGCATCCCCAGCACCTGGAGCGGCTGGGAGGTGTGCGGCACCAGGCCCTCCAGCGCGCCGAGCGGCAGGAGGCTCACCGCGGCGACGGCGAACGTCAGGACGGACATGTCGAGTTGATCGCCCGACCGGCCGTCCCGCCCGAACCAGCGCGTCAGCAGGGTCATCACGGCGTAGCCGCCCGCGGAGACCAGGGCCCAGACGACCCCGGCGGGACGCACGGCCGCGCCCCCGCCGCCGAGCACGAGGACGGCAAGGCCTGCGAGCGCGCCCAGGACGGCCGACAGCCCGCCGCCGCCGAGCCGTTCGCCCATGGTCAGGCGCGCGCCGAGCGCGATGAGTACGGGTCCCGCGCCCAGCGTGACCACGGTGGCGACGGCGAGTCCGGTCGCCTGGACGCCCGCGAAGTACGCGGTCTGGAAGACACTCAGGGCGATGCCGGTGACGACGATCCGCACCGCCTTGCGCAGGCGCGGTTCCGCCGTGGGCCGGGTCCTGCGCGGTCGGAGGGCCCGTGCCACGAGCAGCAGGGCGAGGCCGCCCAGGCAGCGCCAGAACGACAGGGCTGCGGGGCCGAGGTCGCTGGCCCGGAAGACCAGCGAGGCGGCCGCGCCCGCGGTGCCCCAGGCGGCGCCGGCGACGACGAGGTGGAGGAGCCCGCGCCCGACGGGCAACAGGGGTGCGGCCCCGGCGGGCGAGATTCGGGACGAGATGTCGGCTGAGTCAGCCGCGACAGTGTGCGACACGTGGTTCTCCACGAGGAATGGCCTCCGCGCCCCATGGACGGGGGCGGGGCGGGGACACGGACTGTCGTCTGCGGGCAGCCGTGACCCGCTCGGGTCGTCCCGAGCCGGATCTCCGTCGGATGGGTCTCCGGAGCGTGACGCTCCGGGCGGCCACCGCCCGCGTTATGCGGCCGGAGGCGGAAGCACGAGTGCGCGTGAGTGCATGATCAAGACCTTAGTTCGCGCTGCCGCGGCGGGACAACGTCTTGTCCGTCGACTCCGGGGCCGCCTCGCTCGAGGCGGCCTTGTCCGGGGCAGCCTCGCTCGAGGCGGCCTTGTCCGGGGCAGCCTCGCTCGAGGCGGCCTTGTCCGGGGCCGTCCTGTCCGCGGCAGTCCTGTCCGCGGCGGCCTCGACGGCGACGGCCTCGACGGCAACGGCCTCGACGGCAACGGCGACGATCTCGGGCTTCGCCGGAGCCGAGGACTGCGCGATGAACGCACCGACCAGGACGACCGCGCCGCCGACGATCTGCGGTGCCGAAAGGTGCTCGCCCAGGAGCACCCAGGCCAGCACGGTCGCGATGACCGCTTCCAGGCAGGCCACGACTCCGGCCACCTGAGGCGAGAGCCGGCGCACCGAGAGGACTCCGGTCACGTACGCGACGACCGTGGCGATCAGCACGATCCAGCAGAGCAGCAGCCACGCGGGCACGGAGGTGCCGTTCATCGAGGCACTGCCGCCGAGCACGGACCAGTCCATGCCCCAGGGGCGCGCCACGACCGTCAGGACGAGGGCGCCGACGAGCAGCCCGTACGCGATCACGCCGAGCGGGTCCGGCGCCCGGTCCCCCGCGTCGCTGCCCTGGTCGGACAGGACGAAGTAGCCGACCTGGCAGCAGGCGGCGGCGAGGGCGAGCAGCAGGCCGATCAGGTCGACGCTGAGGCCCGCCCACACCTCGACGACACAGGCGAGTCCGCCGACGGCGAGGACCACGCCGAGCGCGGCGGCGCGCGTCACGGGCCTGCGCTGCACGAAACGCACCCAGCCGAGGACGAGCGCGGGGGCGAGATACTCGATGAGGAGCGCGACGCCGACGGGGATACGGGAGATCGCGGCGAAGTAGCAGGCCTGCACACCGGCGACGGCGAGCAGACCGAAACCGGCGAGCAGCGCGGGCCGCTGGACGACCAGGGAGCGGTGCCGCCAGGCGACGGGCAGCATGACGAGCGCGGCGCCGGCGACGCGCAGCCACACCACGTGGAGCGGGTCGAGACCCGTTTCGATCAGCGGCTTCGCCGCCACACCGGAACCGCCGAAGGCGAGTGCCGAGACAAGGGCGAGCCCCAGTCCGACACCTCGCCCGCGGTTCGCCTGAATCCCCTGAGACGCATGCACCGGCACATCATGACAGCCGACGTCATGACCGTCACCCCCGATGACCCCTGTCTCACGTGCCGGACGCGCCGCGCACGACGAACGGGGGCACGGCCATACGAGCCGCACCCCCGAACAGAACCCAGCCCCAACACAAAGCCAGGCCTCAGCGCAGTGCCAGGCCTCAGCCAGGAAGCACTCGCCTCAGCACCCGGCCTCGACATGCCGCCGCAGGCTCTCCGCATCGACGCCGGCCCGCCCGAGCACCTCGACGGCGCGGCACTCCCGGTCCGCCGCGAGCGAGGTGAGCAGGTCGACGCCGCGCGCACGCGGGTCGCCGCGGCGCTCGGCACGGTCGTGCGCGGCTTCCATCGCGGCGGCCGCGGCGGGCGACCAGCCGAGCCCCGTCACGACGGGCACGGCTCCGGAGTCCTCGACCGTGCCCTGCCACTGAAGTCCGTAGCCGATGCTCCGCTGCACGAGGTAGCCGAGGAGGCGGGCGAGCTGCGGTCCGCCGCCGAAGGCCTCGCGCACCTGCGGGTCGGTCTCGAGGAGCGAGTGCAGGAGATGGGCGGTGTCGATCTGGCGGTCCCCGTCACGGACGGCTCTGCGGCGCGCGCCGGCCACCACCGAGGCGAGCTCGGGACTGAGCCTGGCGTCAACATCTGCACGGCTGTGGCCGCTTGCCGCGGCCTCGGACGGGGTAGGGCTTTGCACATCTCCCACCTCATCAGCCCCTGTCCGGCCGGGCATCCCCGGCGGGAAGCATTTCCACGTCCGACACAAGGTGGGCACGCATGAGCGGGTTCTCCTCCTTACGGATGAGATCGCGCCTTTTTACCCCGAGGGGCGCGCGCCGCCTTGCATCGAGCCCCTCACGCAACCGCAGACGTACCGGAACTCGTCCTTCACAAGCATGAAGAGCAGGTGCTGGCTCGTGGCCCTGCCAGCGATCGACGGCAGACAGTACGTGTACCGGGTGTACGCACCCGACGACGCGCTGCTCGCCGACCTGTTCTGGGACGCCTGGCACTGCCACGACGAGGGGCCGTTCCCGCGCGCCTCGGACCTCTTCGACGCCGCGGTCATCGCGAAGCTCGGCTGACCACGGTTCCTCCCCCATCCGTTTCTGACACTTCATCAGTATTGAATGTTCGAGGCCCTGCGGCTACTTTCCGCGACACCACGGCTGCGCCCGCCGCAGCTCTCGTCGAGAAGGGGTGGTCGCATGGCCGAAGTCAGCGCGGAAGCACGGATCGGGGCGCCCGCGGAGAAGGTCTGGGCCCAGCTCACCGACTTCACCGCGTACGGAGAGTGGAACGCCACCCACACGAGCTTCCCCAAAGGCGCCCCCACGGCGCTCGAAGTGGGCGGCACGTTCGAGGAGAACATGAAGCTCATGGGCTTCCCGGCGGAGGTGACCTGGACCGTCGAGGACCTGGAGACCACCCGCACCCTCGCGATCCGGGGCAAGGGCCCGATGGGTGTCAACGTCGGCACGCGCTACACCCTGACCGCGGACGGCGACGGCACGACGGTCCGCATCGACGGCGAGTTCACCGGCGCCGCCGTGTCCCTGATGGCGGGCAAGCTCAAGGACTCGGCGACGGCCGCGCTCAACGAGTCGCTGCGCAAACTGGCCGGCCTCGTCGTCTGAGCCGGACACACCGGCGAGCACGCGAAGGCGCCCCGCACACTCGGTGCGGGGCGCCTTCCTCCGTCGGTACGGGGCATCGCCCCGAGGACGTCAGTCCTCGTCGGCGAGGATCAGGTACAGCTTCTTACGGGCGTCGTTGATGACGGTCAGCGCCTTCTCGCGCTGCTCCTTGCTGCCGGTCTTCCAGACCTGCCCGAACGCCTCCATCAGACCGAAGCCGGCCTGCCGGATCTCGTTCAGGGTGTCCCAGTCGACCCCGCGCCCAGCCTCTTCCCAGGGGGCGTCGGGTCCCTCGTCGGCCGCGGAACGGCCCGAGTCGGTGAGCGCGAACAGCTTCTTGCCGCCCTCGCTCTCGCTGGCGATCAGGCCCTCGTCCTCCAGCAGTTGAAGGGTCGGGTACACCGAACCCGGACTGGGCTTCCACGCCCCGCCACTGCGCTCGGCGATCTCCTGGATCATCTCGTAGCCGTGCATCGGACGGTCCTTCAGGAGGGCCAGGATCGACGCGCGCACATCGCCGCGCCGTGCCCTTCCGCGAGGTCCGCCCCGGCCGCCGCGCCCGCCGCCACCCCAGGGTCCCGGGCCGAAGCCCGGCCCGAAGGGGCCGAAGGCGGCGCGCCGCCCTTCGAAGCCGCCCCGACCGGGATGGCCGGGCCCGCACTGTCCATGTCCGTGTCCGTGCTCATGCTCGTAGCCATGGGAACGCATCGCAATCATTCCTTCCATCGTTGATCGGTCGCGATGCGTCAACGATATATCGGAACTGTTCGGCTGACAACCCTCGGCCGGTCCAGCTGTTCCGAATTGGCCTTGGCCTGCGCTTTCGCCGTCCCCGTAGCGTCGACCCCATGCGCATTCGAATCGTGGACGCCTTCACCGACCGCCCCTTCGCCGGCAATCCGGCCGGCGTACTGCTCCTCGACGCCTTCCCCGACGACGCCCGGCTCCAGGACATCGCCGCCGAGGTCAACCACGCCGAGACGGCCTTCGCCCACCCGCTGCCCTCCGGCGACGCCGACTGGGCGCTGCGCTGGTTCACCCCCGCCACCGAGGTCGACATGTGCGGCCACGCCACCCTGGCCACCGCTCACGTGCTGCACAGCACCGGCGCCACCCAGGGCCCGGTCCGCTTCGCCACCCGCAGCGGCGTGCTCGTCGCGACCCCGCGCGAGGACGGCACGATCACGCTCGACTTCCCGACCGCGCCCCTGACCCGTATCGACAGCCCCGAAGGGGTCGCGGCAGCCCTGGGCGCCGAGCCGCTCTCGGTGCACGACACCGGCCGCCAGGTGGGCGACCTGCTCGTCGAGCTCGCGGACGAGAAGACCGTGCGCGCCCTCGCACCCGACCTCAAGGCACTCGCCGCCCATTCGGAGCGCGGCGTGATCGCCACCGCCCGCGCGGCGGACCCCGACGGCGCCTACGACTTCGTCTCCCGCTGCTTCTTCCCGCGCGTCGGTATCGACGAGGACCCGGTCACCGGCAGCGCCCACACGGCCCTCGCGCCGTTCTGGTCCGCGCGCCTCGGCCGCGCCGAACTCACCGGCCTCCAGGCCTCCGCCCGTACCGGCTTCGTGCACACCGAACTGCGCGGCGCCCGCACCCTGCTCACCGGCCGCGCCGTCACGGTCATCGAGGGCGACCTGCTCACCTAGGGCCTTCCACGCCGCAGGGGCGTACGAAAATCTCGTACGCCCCTGCATCCGGCACCCGCCCCGGCCTCACGCCGTGGGCAGCCACCCCACCTTCCCCGCGAGCAGCGCGTATCCGACGAACGCACCGATGTCGAGCAGCGAGTGCGCCACCACCAGCGGCCCGACCCGCCCCCACCGCCGGTACAGATAAGCGAAGACCAGGCCCATCGCGAGGTTCCCGAAGAAGCCGCCGATGCCCTGGTAGAGGTGGTACGACCCGCGCAGCACCGAGCTGGCCACGATCGCCGTGCCGGGCGTCCAGCCCAACTGCCCCAGCCTGCGCAGCAGATAGCCGACGACGATCACTTCCTCGAGGACGGCGTTCTGGATCGCCGACATGATCAGGACCGGGAACTTCCACCACACGTCGGGCAGCGCCTCCGGCACCACCGTGAGGTTGAAGCCGAGGCCACGGGCCGCCAGGTAGAAGGCGATGCCCGTGCTGCCGATGACCGCCGCGATCACCGCGCCGCGGGTCGTGTCGAAGAGCGGTCTCGTACGGTCGAAGCCGATCGTCCGCATCCCGACCCCCTCACGCAGCAGCAGGTGCGCGATGAGCGCGACCGGGACGAGCGCGCTCGCGATCCCGAACAACTGCCACGCCAGATCAAGCCACGGCCGCCCGGGAGCCGCCGAGGCGTTCAGGGTCGCCGCCTGGTCCTTCAGGCCCCCCGGTTTGGTGACCGATCCAACAAAGCTGATCAGCGCGGACACTCCGCTCGCACCGAGCGAGAGTGCCAGGACGAGCAGTGTCTCGTTCCGAAGAATGTGTCGCGAGAGCCGCTCGTTGGGAAAGGAATCGGCCACCGCACCCGCCTCCGCCTGCACACCTGCCTCCAGTTGAGTAATCCCGCCTCATCCCCCACCTAGCCCCGCTAGGGTCTCGAATACAGGTACGAAGATCGCGCGCGACAGGCCGGGGGGACGAAGGCCGTTCTTTGGTGTACCTCTCCCCTTGCGTCGGGCCGGGACCCGAGGAAGGGCACCACCGCATGGGACGTCACAGCTTGCCCGACGAGCACGGGACGGACGCGGTCGCCCCCCGCTCCCGCACACGCGGCCGGACCGTCGCCATCGCCACGGCCCTCGTTCTCGTGGTCGCCGGTGGCACGGCTCTGGCGGCCAGGAGCGGCCTGCTCTCCTTCGGCGGGGCCTGCAACGGCAAGACGGTCCACCTCGACATCGCCGCCTCGCCCGACATCGCCCCCGCGCTGCGCGACGCCGCGGACCTCGCCCGCAAGAACCATCTGACCTCCGACGGACAGTGCCTCGACACCCGCGTGCAGGCGGGCGACTCGTACAAGATCGCCGATGCCGTGCGCAAGGGCCGGAAGGGCACCGGGGACTACGAGGCGTGGGTGCCGGATTCGAGTCTGTGGATCCAGCGCGCCGGCCTCGGCGGGAACGCCACTCGCGTCACGGCGATGGGCAACATAGCCTCCTCCCCCATCGGCATCAGCATGGTGCCGTCGGCCGCGAAGAGCATGGGCTGGCCCGCGAAGAAGTACACCTGGGCGCAGTTGACCGGCGCGGCCATGGAGGGCGACAAGCTGCGGCTCGGGACCGCGGACCCCGCGCGCAGCGCGACCGGTCTCCTCGCCCTGACCCAGCTGGGCGCCTCCACCAAGAAGTCCGGGTCGCAGGGCGACACCCAGGCCGCCGCCATGGCCAAGGCGCTCTCGCAGCGCACCACCGACAGCGACGGCCAGCTGACCGACACCCTGGCGCGCGACTCCTCCGGCACCGAGCAGGGCAATCCGCGCCGCAATCAGGCGCTGATCCTCTCCGAGCAGTCCTCGTTCCGGTACAACGCGACCGCCGGCGACAAGGACGGGCTCGACCTCTTCTACCCGAAGGACGGCTCGCCGCAGCTGGACTACCCGTTCGCGCTGGTCGACGAGGGCGTCAAGTCGACGGACGAGCGACGGGCCGCGATCCGCTTCATGACCCTGCTCGGCGAGGACGCCGGCCTCGGGATCCTGGACAAGCACGGCTTCAGGACGGACGACGAGGAGCCCTCGGACGCCCTGATCGCCGGGGCCGGCGGCCGCAGCCCGCAGCCGTACGCGGCCTCGGACTCCGAGCCGCCGACGGACAAGGAACTCCAGGAGACCCTCGGCATGTGGACGATCACGGTGCAGAGCGCCCGGATCACCGTCGTCGTGGACGCCTCCGCCTCCATGGCGAACTATGTGCCGGGCCGCAACCAGTCCCGCATGGAGGTCACGAAGGCCTCGATGCTCCAGGCGCTCGCCACGTTCACGCCCGAGGACGAGATCGGCCTGTGGGAGTTCGCCACACTCCTCGACGGAACCCGCGACTACCGCAAGCTCGTGCCCACCGAGCGCCTCGGCGACCGCGAGGGCGGCGGCACCCAGCGCGACAGGCTGTCCGAGGCCTTCAGCGGCCTGCAGCCCGTGCCGGGCGGCGCCACGGGTCTTTACGACACCACGCTCGCGGCCTACGAGGAGGCCACGTCCTCCTACCGGAACGGCAAGTTCAACGCCCTCGTGGTCGTGACCGACGGCGCGAACCAGGACCCCGGATCCATCTCGCGCAGCAGCCTCGTCTCGCGGCTCCAGAGCCTCGCCGACCCGAAGCACCCGGTGCCGCTCATCGCCATCGCGGTCGGCCCGGACGCGGACAAGGACGAGGTCGAGCAGATCGCCGGGGCCACCGGCGGCTCGGGGCACCAGGTCAGCGACCCGGCCGAGATCCACGCGGTGATCCTCAAGGCGATCGTGGAGGCGGGCGCCAAGGGCTGACCAGCCAGAACCGCCTTGCCGCTCAGCCCAGTTGCACCGCCGGCGCCGGGAGCCCCACCGGCCACGTGTGCACCGGGTCGCCCGCGTGCATCAGCTCGCAGTAGCGCCGGGTGGTCGCCGCGAGCGCCGCGTCGCGCTCGAGGCCGCTCTCCAGCGCGCGGTGGAACGTGGCCGCCTGCCACGAGGCCCCGTTGACCCGCCGCCGGCAGCGCTCCTCGATCACCCCGAGGTAGAAGTCACGGTCGGCCGCCTCGACCCCCCAGGCATCGAGCCCGGCAGCGGCCAGCGGCAGCAGCTCGTCCCGTACGAGCGTGACGGCGGGCACCTTCTCGACCCCGCCGAAGCGGCCCCGGCGCGGCCAGTCGAGGCGCGCCTCGATCCCGTACCGGCACGCCTCGTCGAAGTTGCGGGCCGCCGCGTCGAAGGGCAGGCGGGTCCAGACCGGGCGGGCGTCCTCGGCCAGGGCGCGTACGACGCCGTAGTAGAAGGCGACGTTCGCGATGACGTCGGTGACGGTGGGGCCCGCGGGCAGGACGCGGTTCTCCACGCGCAGGTGCGGCCTGCCCCCGGCTATGCCGTACACGGGCCGGTTCCAGCGGTAGACGGTGCCGTTGTGCAGGACGAGTTCGCCGAGCGCCGGCACTCCGTCGTCGTCGATGACGCGCAGCGGCTCCTCGTCGTCGCACAGGGGCAGCAGCGGGGGGAAGTAGCGCAGGTTCTCCTCGAAGAGGTCGTACGCGCTGCTGATCCAGCGCTCGCCGAACCAGGTGCGCGGCCGGACCCCTTGGGCCTGGAGCTCGGGCGGGCGGGTGTCGGTCGACTGCTGGAAAAGCGGCGGCCGCGATTCGCGCCACAGCTCATGTCCGAACAGGAACGGCGAGTTGGCGCCGACCGCGACCTGCACGGCCGCGACGGCCTGCGCCGCGTTCCACACGTCGGCGAAGCGGGCGGGCGTGACCTGGAGGTGCAACTGCACGGAGGTGCAGGCCGCTTCGGTCGCTATGGACCCCGAGGTGCAGCGCAGGTGCTCCACCCCGTCGATGTCGACGACGAAGTCCTCGCCGCGCGCGGCCACCATCTGGTCGTTGAGGAGGCTGTAGCGGTCCACGTCCGACAGATTCGCGGAGACGAGATCATCGGGCACGAGCGTCGGGAGAATGCCGATCATCACGATCCCGGCGTCCACCTCGTTCGCTTTCCGGTGGGCATAGGCGAGGCCGGTCCTGAGCTCCTCGGCGAGCCGGTCGAGAACGCGGCCTTCCAAACGATGGGGAGCAATGTTCACTTCCAGATTGAACATTCCGAGTTCGGTCTGGAAATCACGGCTCGCGATGCGCTCGAGAACTTGCGCATTCATCATTTTCGGCATGCCGTCGGGCCCCGCGAGATTCAACTCGATCTCCAGGCCCATCAGATTCCTCGGACGATCGAACCTCTCCTCCTCCAGGAGCCTCGCGAGCCCCGCCAGACACTGCTGCAGCTTCCTGCGGTAGTGCCGCCGATCGGACAGGTCGAACGCGCCCGCCACGACCTTCTCCCCCATGGAAGCGTCCCTCCTCACATGGACGACACGGCCGTCCGGCCGCTGTGTCACGGTGGATGATGCCCAGGCAATGTGATCGATAACGCCCCGCTTCCCGCCACGGGCGAGTAGGCTCGCAGCAGTTGTCACGGGGCACATTCACGAGGCATGCGGCATGTCGAAGACCTGGTTCCACATGACCTGGTGATAAACACCGACGAGAATCGGCCGTCCGCTCGCCGTGAAGATTACGAGGTCACAGACCCAACCCCGCTGGGAATCGGGAGATTTCCCGCATCTCGCCGACCGAATAACGCCTTGCCGAGTATTTTCGCGACGGCTAGACGAAACACTGCGTGAACACGTGTCGTATAAACTTCGCGAACGAGGCGCAGAGTTGGCGCTCGCGGTATCTGCCCCGCCCCCTCTGGCCCGGTCAGCAGACAGCGCCGTCCGCTCGTCCCGCCACGCCCTCGATCCACCGTGCCTGTCGAATGAGAGGCGACCCACCATGCCGCTGCATGTCCCTCCGGCTCCCGCGCCCGCCCTGCGCACTGTCCTCACGGCCCTCGGTTCCCCGACCGCGGTCCGCGAGGCCCGCACCCCTTCCCTGCGCTCCGCCCAAGGACCGGCGAGCCCCGAACTCCCTTTGCCCGTCCACGTACTGGACCGGGTCACGGGCAGCGCGGGCCCTTCGCCGACCCGACTCGCCGGCTGGCGGTTCCTGATCCGCTGCGGGGAACGCGCGGTCGCCGCCGCCGACACGATGCTGACCGCCGACGGCTGGGCGTTCTCGCACTTCTTCGAGGGCCCGTACGTCGCGGCCACCGAACGGGCGCTGCGCCAGGCCGAGTCCATGCCCGCGGCCTACCAACCGCGCCTGCTCTCGGTCCCGGAGCTGTACATGCTCACCCTCTGGCTGCACGGGGACTGCAACGCCGACGCCTCGACGGGACATCCCGCGGCCAGTGACCTCCTGGTCCCGCTGGCGCCCGCGCCGCCCGGCATCGCCGCCCACCGCCCGCACCCGGTCGCCGAACTGCTGCCCGTTCTCACCCATCGACTGACCCCCGCGCCACTTCTGGGCTCACCCGCCTGACGCGACCGGGCCGTCCGACGCGCCCGCGCCCCGCTGCCGATGCCGACCGGTCGCGGGGCGCAGCCATGCCCTCGGCCACGCCCCCGCGGGCCCGTCCGGACTAGCCCGGTCAGGCCACCCCGAACCACCCGAAGGGACAGTGCAGTTGGGGTGAACCGTCCGCACGGGTGACGCGTCCTCATCCAGTGAGGACCGCTGCGACGAAATACCTGCGGATTGACGCCCGTGGGGCAACACTGGGTTCCGGACCGACCGACAAACGGGGGGCGGCCATGAACAACGCTTCGAGCCGCAGGACAGACCGCGACATCACACCCATCACCGACATCACTTCACAGGGAAAGATCCCATCCATGTGCCAGCACCAGCCACCGTGCCCGTCCGCAGACTCCGCCGACCGGGAGGCCGCGCTCCCTGTGGCCCACCACCCCGAACAGGGCTGGAGTCTGCTCTGCAACGGCGTCCTGCTCTTCGAGGACACCGGTGAGCTGCTGCCCACCGGCCAGATCATCGCTCCGCACCGCCCGGTGCACGTCGTGACCGCGGCCTGAGCGCATCCGGACGCCGACGGCGTCCCCTGTACGAAAGGGCCGGCCCCGGGAAACCCCGGAACCGGCCCTGACGCATGTCAGCGTGAGTATCAGTCCTCGTACGCGTCCATGGGCGGGCACGAGCAGACGAGATTGCGGTCGCCGTACGCCTGGTCGATGCGGCGGACCGGCGGCCAGTACTTGTCGGCGGCCACGACACCGGCGGGGAAGACGGCCTCCTCGCGGCTGTACGCGTGCTCCCACTCGCCGCCGAGCGCGGCCGCGGTGTGCGGGGCGTTGCGCAGCGGGTTGTCCTCGGCGGGCCACCGGCCCGACCCGACCTTCTCGATCTCCCCGCGAATGGCGATCATCGCCTCGCAGAACCGGTCCAGCTCGGCGAGGTCCTCGCTCTCGGTCGGCTCGATCATCAGCGTCCCGGCCACGGGGAACGACATGGTCGGCGCGTGGAACCCGTAGTCGATGAGCCGCTTGGCGATGTCGTCGACGCTGACGCCGGTCGCCTTCGAGATCGGGCGCAGATCGATGATGCACTCGTGCGCGACGAGGCCGCCGGGGCCCGTGTACAGCACCGGGAAGTGCGGCTCGAGCCGCTTGGCGATGTAGTTGGCGCTGAGCACCGCGACCTGCGTGGCCCGCTTGAGGCCCTCGCCGCCCATGAGACGCACGTACGCCCACGAGATCGGCAGGATGCCCGCGGAGCCCCACGGTGCCGCGGAGATCGGGCCCACGCCGGTCTCGGGACCCGCGGCGGGCTGCAGCGGGTGGTTGGGCAGGTACGGCGCGAGGTGCGCGCGGACACCGACCGGGCCGACGCCGGGGCCGCCGCCGCCGTGCGGGATGCAGAACGTCTTGTGCAGGTTGAGGTGCGAGACGTCGCCGCCGAAGTGGCCCGGCTTGGCGAGGCCCACCAGGGCGTTCAGGTTGGCGCCGTCGACGTAGACCTGACCGCCGGCGTCGTGCACCTGCGCGCAGATGTCGGCGACGTGCTCCTCGAACACACCGTGCGTGGACGGGTAGGTGATCATCAGGACGGAGAGCTCGTCCGCGTACTGCTCGATCTTGGCGCGGAGGTCCGCGACGTCGATCTCGCCGTCGTCGGCCGTCTTCACGACGACGACCTTCATGCCGGCCATCACGGCGCTCGCGGCGTTCGTGCCGTGCGCGGACGACGGGATGAGGCAGACGGTGCGCTGGTCGTCACCGTTGGCGCGGTGGTAGCCGCGGACGGCGAGCAGACCGGCCAGCTCGCCCTGCGAGCCGGCGTTCGGCTGGAGCGACACGTTGTCGTAGCCGGTGACCTCCGCCAGACGCTCCTCCAGCTCACGGATGAGCGTGAGGTAGCCCTGCGCCTGCTCGGCGGGCGCGAAGGGGTGCAGCTGGCCGAACTCGGGCCAGGTGACCGG
This window contains:
- a CDS encoding DMT family transporter; translation: MSPAGAAPLLPVGRGLLHLVVAGAAWGTAGAAASLVFRASDLGPAALSFWRCLGGLALLLVARALRPRRTRPTAEPRLRKAVRIVVTGIALSVFQTAYFAGVQATGLAVATVVTLGAGPVLIALGARLTMGERLGGGGLSAVLGALAGLAVLVLGGGGAAVRPAGVVWALVSAGGYAVMTLLTRWFGRDGRSGDQLDMSVLTFAVAAVSLLPLGALEGLVPHTSQPLQVLGMLVYIASVPTALAYALYFSGAAVVKSATVSVIMLLEPVSAAVIAVVLLGERLTAPTVAGTVLMLAAVTGLAVAEARAR
- a CDS encoding EamA family transporter, giving the protein MPVHASQGIQANRGRGVGLGLALVSALAFGGSGVAAKPLIETGLDPLHVVWLRVAGAALVMLPVAWRHRSLVVQRPALLAGFGLLAVAGVQACYFAAISRIPVGVALLIEYLAPALVLGWVRFVQRRPVTRAAALGVVLAVGGLACVVEVWAGLSVDLIGLLLALAAACCQVGYFVLSDQGSDAGDRAPDPLGVIAYGLLVGALVLTVVARPWGMDWSVLGGSASMNGTSVPAWLLLCWIVLIATVVAYVTGVLSVRRLSPQVAGVVACLEAVIATVLAWVLLGEHLSAPQIVGGAVVLVGAFIAQSSAPAKPEIVAVAVEAVAVEAVAVEAAADRTAADRTAPDKAASSEAAPDKAASSEAAPDKAASSEAAPESTDKTLSRRGSAN
- a CDS encoding Clp protease N-terminal domain-containing protein gives rise to the protein MQSPTPSEAAASGHSRADVDARLSPELASVVAGARRRAVRDGDRQIDTAHLLHSLLETDPQVREAFGGGPQLARLLGYLVQRSIGYGLQWQGTVEDSGAVPVVTGLGWSPAAAAAMEAAHDRAERRGDPRARGVDLLTSLAADRECRAVEVLGRAGVDAESLRRHVEAGC
- a CDS encoding type II toxin-antitoxin system Rv0910 family toxin; this encodes MAEVSAEARIGAPAEKVWAQLTDFTAYGEWNATHTSFPKGAPTALEVGGTFEENMKLMGFPAEVTWTVEDLETTRTLAIRGKGPMGVNVGTRYTLTADGDGTTVRIDGEFTGAAVSLMAGKLKDSATAALNESLRKLAGLVV
- a CDS encoding PadR family transcriptional regulator produces the protein MRSHGYEHEHGHGHGQCGPGHPGRGGFEGRRAAFGPFGPGFGPGPWGGGGRGGRGGPRGRARRGDVRASILALLKDRPMHGYEMIQEIAERSGGAWKPSPGSVYPTLQLLEDEGLIASESEGGKKLFALTDSGRSAADEGPDAPWEEAGRGVDWDTLNEIRQAGFGLMEAFGQVWKTGSKEQREKALTVINDARKKLYLILADED
- a CDS encoding PhzF family phenazine biosynthesis protein; its protein translation is MRIRIVDAFTDRPFAGNPAGVLLLDAFPDDARLQDIAAEVNHAETAFAHPLPSGDADWALRWFTPATEVDMCGHATLATAHVLHSTGATQGPVRFATRSGVLVATPREDGTITLDFPTAPLTRIDSPEGVAAALGAEPLSVHDTGRQVGDLLVELADEKTVRALAPDLKALAAHSERGVIATARAADPDGAYDFVSRCFFPRVGIDEDPVTGSAHTALAPFWSARLGRAELTGLQASARTGFVHTELRGARTLLTGRAVTVIEGDLLT
- a CDS encoding CPBP family intramembrane glutamic endopeptidase — protein: MQAEAGAVADSFPNERLSRHILRNETLLVLALSLGASGVSALISFVGSVTKPGGLKDQAATLNASAAPGRPWLDLAWQLFGIASALVPVALIAHLLLREGVGMRTIGFDRTRPLFDTTRGAVIAAVIGSTGIAFYLAARGLGFNLTVVPEALPDVWWKFPVLIMSAIQNAVLEEVIVVGYLLRRLGQLGWTPGTAIVASSVLRGSYHLYQGIGGFFGNLAMGLVFAYLYRRWGRVGPLVVAHSLLDIGAFVGYALLAGKVGWLPTA
- a CDS encoding substrate-binding and VWA domain-containing protein; translation: MGRHSLPDEHGTDAVAPRSRTRGRTVAIATALVLVVAGGTALAARSGLLSFGGACNGKTVHLDIAASPDIAPALRDAADLARKNHLTSDGQCLDTRVQAGDSYKIADAVRKGRKGTGDYEAWVPDSSLWIQRAGLGGNATRVTAMGNIASSPIGISMVPSAAKSMGWPAKKYTWAQLTGAAMEGDKLRLGTADPARSATGLLALTQLGASTKKSGSQGDTQAAAMAKALSQRTTDSDGQLTDTLARDSSGTEQGNPRRNQALILSEQSSFRYNATAGDKDGLDLFYPKDGSPQLDYPFALVDEGVKSTDERRAAIRFMTLLGEDAGLGILDKHGFRTDDEEPSDALIAGAGGRSPQPYAASDSEPPTDKELQETLGMWTITVQSARITVVVDASASMANYVPGRNQSRMEVTKASMLQALATFTPEDEIGLWEFATLLDGTRDYRKLVPTERLGDREGGGTQRDRLSEAFSGLQPVPGGATGLYDTTLAAYEEATSSYRNGKFNALVVVTDGANQDPGSISRSSLVSRLQSLADPKHPVPLIAIAVGPDADKDEVEQIAGATGGSGHQVSDPAEIHAVILKAIVEAGAKG